From Variimorphobacter saccharofermentans, one genomic window encodes:
- a CDS encoding N-acetylmuramoyl-L-alanine amidase: MTWKCENDFMKKYFSIIFLVLIFLAIMITSNQSVRVMKNIFRTENIESAEEEDLLQTDKEQIVIVVDPGHGGRDPGKVGINNCLEKDINLSIALKLKSLLEQNDIKVIMTREEDIGLYSESDSNKKNADLNQRIKIIQDNKADMAVSIHQNSFGEEYVKGAQVFYHAKSEKGKKLAEIMQAQLIETINDGNHRKAKSNQNYYMLKKTECPFVIAECGYLSNAREAELLLQEDYQEKLAWAIHLAILQFINEGGLD; the protein is encoded by the coding sequence ATGACATGGAAGTGCGAGAATGATTTTATGAAGAAATATTTCAGCATCATTTTTTTAGTACTAATCTTCCTTGCTATCATGATAACCTCGAATCAATCGGTGAGGGTAATGAAGAATATTTTTCGTACTGAGAATATTGAAAGCGCAGAGGAAGAAGATCTATTGCAGACAGATAAGGAACAGATTGTCATTGTGGTTGATCCTGGGCATGGAGGAAGGGACCCGGGTAAGGTAGGGATCAATAATTGCCTTGAAAAGGATATCAATCTGAGCATTGCTTTGAAGCTAAAAAGCTTGCTGGAGCAAAATGATATTAAAGTAATAATGACTCGGGAAGAAGATATTGGCTTGTATTCGGAATCGGATTCTAACAAAAAAAATGCGGATCTAAATCAAAGGATAAAAATCATTCAAGATAACAAAGCTGACATGGCGGTCAGTATCCATCAGAACAGCTTTGGGGAAGAATACGTTAAGGGAGCACAGGTTTTCTACCATGCAAAATCAGAAAAAGGCAAGAAACTGGCAGAAATTATGCAGGCCCAGTTAATTGAGACAATCAATGACGGAAATCATCGTAAAGCAAAATCAAACCAAAATTATTATATGTTAAAAAAAACAGAGTGTCCTTTTGTGATTGCCGAATGCGGCTATCTGTCTAATGCAAGAGAAGCAGAGCTATTACTACAGGAGGATTACCAGGAAAAACTAGCTTGGGCAATTCACCTTGCTATATTACAGTTTATTAATGAGGGTGGCCTAGATTGA
- a CDS encoding L-threonylcarbamoyladenylate synthase, whose translation MITKIVKMDSEAQNTEELEYAANILKAGGLVAFPTETVYGLGANAMNPEASTKIYKAKGRPSDNPLIVHIAQVEDMEVLAKEIPEEAYQLARTFWPGPLTLILKKQDCVPKETTGGLDTVAIRLPANHIARELISKAGIFIAAPSANKSGKPSPTKAEHVIQDLDGEIDMIIDGGKATLGLESTIVDLSSGAPMILRPGCITKRMLENVIGVIDYDPAIMGKNVDPNMIPKAPGMKYRHYAPEGSLTIYEGEMAEVVKAINLIAKEKTQSGSRVGIIATDETKEYYHYGTVKSIGSRKEEATIAAGLYAVLREFDELHSEYIFSESFADNSLGQAIMNRLLKAAGYHIVKVYEK comes from the coding sequence ATGATAACAAAGATCGTTAAGATGGACTCAGAAGCGCAGAATACGGAGGAATTGGAATACGCTGCAAATATATTGAAAGCCGGAGGCCTTGTGGCATTTCCAACAGAAACCGTATATGGTCTTGGAGCTAATGCTATGAATCCAGAAGCTTCAACTAAAATATATAAAGCGAAGGGGAGACCATCGGATAATCCGTTAATTGTTCACATAGCTCAGGTGGAAGATATGGAGGTACTGGCTAAGGAGATTCCTGAGGAAGCCTATCAGCTTGCCAGAACATTTTGGCCAGGACCACTGACTTTAATTTTAAAGAAACAGGATTGTGTCCCAAAGGAAACCACAGGAGGACTCGATACGGTAGCAATTCGTCTGCCTGCAAATCATATTGCCCGAGAACTTATATCAAAGGCAGGGATATTCATAGCTGCTCCCAGTGCGAACAAATCCGGAAAGCCAAGTCCTACAAAGGCAGAACATGTAATTCAGGATTTGGATGGAGAGATTGATATGATAATCGATGGTGGTAAGGCGACTTTGGGATTGGAATCCACAATTGTTGATTTGTCCAGCGGAGCACCTATGATATTGAGACCCGGATGTATTACAAAAAGGATGCTGGAGAATGTCATAGGAGTCATAGACTACGATCCCGCTATTATGGGAAAGAACGTGGATCCGAATATGATTCCGAAAGCCCCCGGTATGAAGTATCGCCACTATGCACCGGAAGGGAGCCTTACCATTTACGAAGGAGAAATGGCAGAGGTTGTAAAGGCAATCAATCTCATAGCAAAAGAAAAAACTCAAAGTGGCAGCAGAGTAGGAATCATTGCGACCGATGAGACTAAGGAGTATTACCATTATGGAACTGTGAAATCCATCGGAAGCAGAAAAGAAGAAGCTACCATAGCAGCGGGTTTATATGCTGTATTGAGAGAGTTTGATGAGTTGCATTCAGAATATATTTTTTCTGAGAGCTTTGCGGATAATAGTCTGGGACAAGCAATTATGAATCGGTTATTAAAAGCAGCGGGGTATCATATAGTGAAGGTATATGAGAAATAA
- a CDS encoding class I SAM-dependent methyltransferase gives MDNAINAAFYNTLNNDLINIIISNSSNRELISKIKVRPVMLKRSRFYQISEYKGEKVYHSNYKEEELLALLPTWFEGLFRQVEITTKQGKVIILISKKGKATVNDKRKSVNYTERSDINEEELLSHNKRKNYILIEGEALPFLVDLGVMTREGLVIKAKMDKFRQINRFLEYIEDVLPYLDKDKELTILDFGCGKSYLTFTMYYYLTVVKEYQINIVGLDLKSDVIKHCNSLSKKYGYDKLLFMEGDIASYQGSSSVDMVVTLHACDTATDYALYKAVQWDAKVILSVPCCQHELNQQIDCEVLKPVLKYGIVRERMAALITDALRAELLEEAGYRVQLLEFIDMEHTPKNILIRAVKRKNAGHGLKSVSKERKACLEFLGVAPSLLRLLQEETIEEGK, from the coding sequence ATGGATAATGCAATTAATGCGGCTTTTTATAATACATTAAATAATGATCTGATTAATATAATCATAAGTAATTCTAGCAACCGAGAGTTGATATCGAAGATTAAGGTTCGTCCTGTCATGCTGAAGAGGAGTCGCTTCTACCAGATATCAGAATACAAGGGTGAGAAGGTCTATCACAGTAACTATAAAGAGGAGGAACTGTTGGCTCTTTTACCGACTTGGTTTGAAGGGCTGTTTCGACAGGTAGAAATTACGACAAAGCAAGGAAAAGTTATTATATTAATTAGCAAAAAGGGAAAAGCAACGGTGAATGATAAACGTAAGAGTGTTAATTACACCGAGCGTTCTGATATAAATGAGGAAGAACTGCTTTCTCATAATAAAAGGAAGAATTATATTCTGATAGAGGGAGAAGCACTGCCATTTTTGGTTGATCTGGGTGTAATGACAAGGGAAGGGCTTGTCATAAAAGCTAAAATGGATAAGTTTCGACAGATTAACCGCTTTCTGGAATATATAGAAGATGTGCTTCCATATCTGGATAAAGATAAAGAACTGACGATTTTAGATTTTGGATGCGGAAAATCGTATCTTACTTTTACCATGTATTACTATCTGACGGTGGTAAAAGAGTATCAGATTAATATTGTCGGATTGGACTTGAAATCCGATGTGATAAAGCATTGTAATTCGTTAAGCAAGAAGTATGGCTATGATAAATTACTCTTCATGGAAGGAGACATCGCTTCCTATCAAGGCAGCAGTTCGGTTGATATGGTTGTGACGCTTCATGCCTGTGATACCGCTACGGATTATGCTCTCTATAAGGCAGTTCAATGGGACGCGAAGGTGATTCTATCCGTACCCTGTTGTCAGCATGAATTGAATCAACAAATAGATTGCGAAGTCCTGAAGCCTGTCTTAAAGTATGGGATTGTTCGTGAACGTATGGCTGCTCTTATAACGGATGCGTTACGAGCTGAGCTGTTAGAAGAAGCAGGATATCGTGTTCAGTTATTAGAATTTATTGATATGGAGCATACTCCTAAGAATATTTTAATACGTGCTGTAAAGAGAAAGAATGCAGGACATGGATTAAAGTCTGTTAGTAAGGAGCGAAAGGCATGCCTGGAGTTCCTGGGGGTAGCACCCAGTCTGCTTAGATTATTACAGGAAGAGACAATAGAAGAAGGGAAATAA
- a CDS encoding YwmB family TATA-box binding protein has product MDKQWEHFSNKLRQLFSLRRTKYTLYIVIVLWVAVGTQMLMNRFFREEFRITEAFVKSDTEEIQSSIEIIAEYQSGYLSKEEKEKVIYSLADEIGLTIDDDIILWEEHNRSECYFFKQAKQASSEIKIVSIQQEEDSTLINNYIITRIIVKQGIESIDKYKQILEKAFNDLKVKDKQITLQFEGNREGNLSNTQKHEMAKLLVEELQGEIAIEYDEGDLYTVYAYTGMLNEYIISMGNKINIQIAITYNELTNKTRITMATPILNDSW; this is encoded by the coding sequence GTGGATAAACAATGGGAACATTTTTCTAATAAATTGCGACAATTATTTTCATTAAGGCGTACAAAATATACCCTCTATATTGTCATTGTATTATGGGTTGCTGTGGGAACGCAAATGTTGATGAACCGTTTCTTTCGTGAAGAATTCCGGATTACAGAGGCATTCGTGAAATCGGATACGGAGGAAATTCAGAGCAGTATTGAGATCATAGCAGAGTACCAATCAGGATATTTAAGTAAAGAGGAAAAGGAAAAAGTGATATACTCTCTGGCTGATGAAATAGGACTTACGATAGACGACGATATTATCTTATGGGAAGAACACAATCGAAGTGAGTGTTATTTTTTTAAACAGGCAAAACAGGCATCCTCGGAGATTAAGATAGTAAGTATTCAGCAGGAAGAGGATAGTACCTTAATAAATAACTATATTATTACACGCATTATCGTAAAACAGGGAATAGAAAGTATCGATAAATACAAGCAGATACTTGAAAAGGCGTTCAATGATCTTAAGGTTAAAGATAAGCAGATAACATTACAGTTTGAGGGTAATCGGGAAGGGAATCTATCAAACACTCAGAAGCATGAAATGGCGAAACTGCTAGTAGAAGAATTGCAGGGAGAGATCGCTATTGAGTATGATGAGGGCGATTTATATACAGTATATGCTTATACTGGTATGCTAAACGAATACATTATCTCGATGGGTAATAAGATTAATATACAGATTGCTATCACTTACAATGAACTGACTAATAAAACCAGAATCACAATGGCAACACCGATTTTAAATGATAGCTGGTAA
- the rpiB gene encoding ribose 5-phosphate isomerase B, producing the protein MIAIGNDHTGYELKQAILEYLDSKGLEYKDFGCGKVNSSDYPDYAKAVGRAIQNKECDKGILICGTGIGISIAANKMKGIRAALCHDCFSAEATRLHNDANVLALGARVIGIGHALKIVETFLGTEFSGEERHIKRIQMLED; encoded by the coding sequence ATGATAGCGATTGGAAATGACCATACCGGTTATGAATTAAAGCAGGCAATACTGGAATATCTTGATTCAAAGGGATTGGAATATAAGGATTTTGGTTGTGGTAAAGTTAATTCAAGTGATTACCCTGATTATGCGAAAGCCGTGGGAAGAGCAATTCAAAATAAGGAATGTGACAAGGGTATTCTAATTTGTGGAACTGGGATTGGTATATCGATTGCAGCAAATAAGATGAAAGGCATTCGTGCAGCATTATGCCATGATTGCTTTAGCGCAGAAGCTACGAGACTGCACAATGATGCTAATGTACTTGCATTGGGAGCCAGAGTAATTGGTATTGGCCATGCATTAAAAATAGTTGAGACATTTCTAGGTACAGAATTCTCAGGTGAGGAAAGACATATTAAGCGAATTCAGATGCTGGAGGATTAG
- a CDS encoding DUF402 domain-containing protein produces MNLPMLYRRRFIPNELIPLKDDVIVEMNQELIITKWVTLRPRRDIARGISAIFLKEGFKVSKVLDKNDNLVYWYCDIIQPKIDHIKNTVIIEDLLVDVILYENGTMRIMDLDELSEALERNLITQNEATYALRTLNRLLQIIYRGEFHLLQEPVNQAEKSNPPASEFA; encoded by the coding sequence ATGAACCTACCAATGCTTTATCGAAGACGATTCATTCCGAATGAACTGATTCCCTTAAAGGATGACGTAATTGTAGAAATGAATCAGGAGCTTATTATTACAAAATGGGTAACCCTCCGCCCCCGTCGTGATATTGCCAGGGGCATCTCTGCTATCTTTTTAAAAGAGGGCTTCAAAGTCAGTAAGGTATTAGATAAGAATGATAATCTCGTGTATTGGTATTGCGATATTATTCAGCCTAAAATTGATCACATAAAAAATACCGTAATCATAGAGGACCTTCTTGTGGATGTCATACTCTATGAAAACGGTACTATGCGTATCATGGATTTGGACGAGCTCTCGGAAGCCTTGGAAAGAAACCTAATCACTCAAAATGAGGCCACCTATGCTCTTCGAACCTTGAATCGTCTTCTTCAGATTATCTATCGTGGAGAGTTTCACTTATTACAGGAACCCGTTAATCAAGCGGAGAAATCTAATCCTCCAGCATCTGAATTCGCTTAA
- a CDS encoding low molecular weight protein arginine phosphatase, which produces MEKYQKLIFVCTGNTCRSPMAEAIYRNLEKVSERKVLSRGLVVLFPEPINPKAEVVLKKHDLEIMNHVSKGLKTSDIDDNTIILTMTESQKRKILELYPGVKDIYTIKEYAGEIGDVVDPYGGTLVEYEECYIELARLVKKTVYKLNEEE; this is translated from the coding sequence ATGGAAAAGTATCAAAAGCTTATTTTTGTATGCACTGGAAATACCTGCAGAAGTCCGATGGCAGAGGCTATATATAGGAATTTGGAAAAGGTCAGCGAAAGAAAGGTTCTTTCCAGAGGATTGGTGGTATTATTTCCGGAGCCGATTAATCCAAAGGCTGAGGTGGTATTAAAGAAGCATGATTTGGAAATCATGAATCATGTATCAAAGGGTTTAAAAACATCTGATATTGATGATAATACGATTATATTAACAATGACGGAAAGTCAAAAGAGAAAAATATTAGAGCTTTACCCAGGAGTTAAGGATATCTATACGATTAAGGAATATGCCGGTGAGATTGGTGATGTAGTAGATCCCTACGGAGGAACCTTGGTTGAATATGAGGAGTGCTATATTGAATTAGCTCGTTTGGTGAAAAAAACAGTCTATAAACTGAATGAAGAAGAATAA
- a CDS encoding glycosyl hydrolase family 18 protein — MDRRIKLALFGTAAAFIIIIIAVVSILIDKFKPSNEIMQLTDYYKVGDSEVLVILQDHVYEKKGLLLDGKVYLDLDTVVNEFNHRFYWDYNENILTYTTPDEILQAEAERSEYSVTKSMIKTKVASDYPIVKVFVDQVYLSIDFVQKYSDMNYQYYENPSRVVIDYKWGDYLYTEASKPTQLRTEASIKSPILVQLPADTELMYVDMEETPVKGFSKVMTKDGVIGYVRNKFIKESAYKTLTSSFQAPEYTSQTRPGKINMVFHQVFNTDATANLEKLVKATKSVNVISPTWFRVNDVSGTIDSIATKEYVEKANDLGLEVWALVNDVDIEINMYELLSHTSRRETLSNALIEAAMEYKLNGINVDFEKIPSDAGIHYIQFLRELSVKCRNNGIVLSVDSYVPSEYTKYYDREEQGKIVDYVVVMAYDEHYAGSEIAGPVASIGFVKDAVRNILTMVPKNKVLIAIPFYTRLWKETSDGKVTSESFPMTPIEELLQSNGVEATWNEEAGCYYAEFEKDNATYRVWQEEDKSIEEKMKVIYDADVAGIASWKLGLEKESIWNVIVRYMN; from the coding sequence ATGGATAGAAGAATAAAATTGGCACTGTTTGGAACTGCTGCTGCATTTATAATCATCATTATTGCCGTGGTTAGTATTCTTATAGATAAATTCAAGCCGAGCAACGAGATAATGCAGTTGACGGATTATTATAAGGTAGGGGATTCAGAGGTATTAGTAATTCTTCAGGATCATGTATATGAAAAGAAAGGCCTTTTACTGGACGGTAAGGTGTATTTGGACCTGGATACGGTTGTGAATGAGTTTAATCACCGATTCTATTGGGACTATAACGAGAATATTTTAACTTACACCACTCCGGATGAGATTCTACAAGCGGAAGCAGAACGCAGTGAATACAGTGTAACAAAAAGTATGATTAAGACTAAGGTCGCTTCGGACTATCCCATAGTCAAGGTTTTCGTGGATCAGGTTTATTTGTCCATAGATTTTGTACAAAAGTATTCGGATATGAACTATCAATACTATGAGAATCCAAGTCGTGTTGTGATTGACTACAAATGGGGAGACTATTTGTATACAGAGGCGTCAAAACCCACCCAGCTTCGTACAGAGGCCAGTATTAAAAGTCCCATTCTGGTTCAATTACCGGCGGACACGGAGTTGATGTATGTTGATATGGAGGAGACACCGGTTAAAGGCTTTTCCAAGGTAATGACAAAGGATGGAGTAATCGGTTATGTAAGGAACAAATTCATTAAGGAATCTGCTTATAAGACACTTACTAGCTCCTTCCAGGCACCGGAGTATACCTCACAGACAAGACCGGGTAAAATCAATATGGTGTTCCATCAGGTGTTTAATACCGATGCTACAGCAAATCTGGAGAAGTTAGTGAAGGCTACAAAAAGCGTTAATGTGATATCCCCGACCTGGTTCAGAGTGAATGATGTGTCGGGAACCATAGACTCCATTGCAACAAAGGAATATGTAGAAAAGGCGAATGATCTTGGATTAGAAGTGTGGGCATTGGTTAATGATGTGGATATCGAGATAAACATGTATGAACTCTTATCCCATACTTCAAGAAGAGAAACCTTGTCCAATGCACTGATTGAAGCAGCAATGGAATACAAACTTAATGGAATTAATGTGGACTTTGAGAAAATACCTTCGGATGCGGGAATTCATTATATTCAGTTTTTAAGAGAGCTATCCGTAAAATGTAGAAATAATGGTATTGTTCTATCTGTTGACAGCTATGTTCCCAGTGAATATACGAAATATTATGACAGGGAAGAGCAGGGTAAGATTGTTGATTATGTTGTGGTTATGGCCTATGATGAACATTATGCCGGATCTGAGATAGCCGGACCGGTAGCATCCATTGGGTTTGTAAAGGATGCAGTAAGAAATATATTAACCATGGTTCCTAAGAATAAGGTTCTTATAGCAATTCCTTTCTATACAAGACTATGGAAGGAAACATCGGATGGTAAAGTAACTTCGGAAAGCTTTCCCATGACTCCCATTGAAGAATTGCTCCAATCCAATGGAGTGGAGGCTACCTGGAATGAAGAAGCAGGATGCTATTATGCGGAGTTTGAAAAGGACAATGCGACATATCGCGTATGGCAGGAAGAAGATAAATCCATCGAAGAAAAGATGAAGGTTATCTACGATGCAGATGTAGCAGGAATTGCCTCCTGGAAATTGGGATTAGAGAAAGAAAGTATTTGGAACGTAATCGTACGCTATATGAATTAG
- a CDS encoding cysteine peptidase family C39 domain-containing protein, which produces MLKQIYRVIILIGIFIAALSYFSRDIKEVVFDIDNTTVMENATFPLVTIKTGDNEINLLHGYSTNLDANKLRETVTPLGLNQDFEVLINQEDYDIKKLNYEVREFVDNVLIESDSISVFDEVDGQKKAKIKLKTELIPEKEYALKITLVTSGSKKMYFFQRIKVYENAYLKEKLDFIMDFHKSLFDKKKAQNIVKYLETSKESDDTTLAYVNIHSSFENISWGNLKPAILTEVVPSVIEIYRDTASVELSYFAEAEIAGKMERYRVTEFYRIRYAPDRMYLLNYERRMESVFDIKLASVSKSELKLGITSNQEVPYKGGEDNTKLAFVRDHELWFYNFLTNEAIRVFTFHQDNTEFIRDYYDQHDIRILNMDAEGNFDFVVYGYMNRGQYEGRVAVILYHFYRSENRIEELVYIPVEEPYQMLKENLSGLSYVNNKEVFYFHIYNTIYSYNLITRQLSEIATDVDKNHIIVLKDTSYVAWQESSDPKQAKNICILDMETGEINKISAPQGYNIRLMDMIDSNIIYGYVKENDIASMIDGSIIAPLGSVEIASVDKKVLKKYSKSGYYVSGVDVKDNVIELRRVEKVENGGRAVYQVTSPDYIMNQVKEKAKYIQVTSRVTDQALTEYYLTLPKIFIMNEIPKIKTTVSTVITQDPTVRLTTDSQKLLYYYPYLSGRIAGAYENASDAIAYARDGIGTVLNSRQQIVWERGIRATNKVISEFENMNRQVDSEDTMESCLKLLLSYQKVSVSKEQLSIKNQSAYDVLKKYSKYTPIRLTGITLDDALYYVSKGRPVIAMKDTKNAVIIYGYDTFNIFVLDPASSQVRKMGIQDSAKLFEAAGNVFLSYLE; this is translated from the coding sequence GTGTTAAAGCAAATCTACAGAGTGATCATTTTAATAGGGATATTTATTGCTGCACTTTCGTATTTTAGCCGGGATATTAAAGAAGTGGTTTTTGATATTGATAATACCACGGTGATGGAGAATGCAACGTTTCCTTTGGTTACCATAAAAACTGGGGACAATGAAATAAATCTTCTGCATGGCTATAGTACGAATTTAGACGCGAATAAGTTAAGAGAAACAGTAACACCGTTAGGATTAAATCAAGACTTTGAAGTATTAATCAACCAGGAAGACTATGATATTAAAAAGCTGAATTATGAAGTAAGAGAATTTGTGGATAATGTTTTGATAGAGTCTGATTCCATCAGTGTATTCGATGAAGTTGATGGACAAAAGAAAGCCAAGATCAAGCTGAAAACAGAGCTTATACCAGAAAAGGAATATGCGCTGAAGATAACACTGGTGACTAGCGGAAGTAAAAAAATGTACTTCTTCCAGCGTATTAAGGTTTATGAAAATGCATACTTAAAAGAAAAGCTGGATTTTATAATGGATTTTCATAAATCCTTATTTGATAAAAAGAAGGCTCAGAATATCGTAAAATACCTTGAGACCTCCAAGGAATCAGATGATACCACACTTGCTTATGTGAATATTCATTCAAGCTTTGAAAATATAAGCTGGGGAAATCTAAAGCCTGCGATTTTAACAGAAGTAGTTCCATCTGTAATAGAAATTTACAGAGATACCGCTTCAGTAGAATTAAGTTACTTTGCCGAAGCTGAGATAGCTGGCAAAATGGAGAGATACAGGGTAACTGAGTTTTACCGTATTCGCTATGCACCGGATCGTATGTATTTACTTAATTATGAACGTAGAATGGAATCTGTTTTTGATATCAAGCTGGCAAGTGTTTCAAAGAGTGAATTGAAGTTAGGCATTACATCGAATCAAGAGGTACCTTATAAAGGGGGAGAAGACAATACAAAGCTTGCATTTGTAAGAGACCACGAACTGTGGTTCTACAATTTTCTTACCAATGAAGCAATCAGGGTATTTACCTTTCATCAGGATAATACCGAGTTTATCCGGGACTATTATGATCAACATGACATCCGAATTCTAAATATGGATGCAGAGGGTAATTTTGATTTTGTAGTTTACGGATATATGAACCGGGGACAGTATGAGGGACGGGTTGCCGTTATTCTTTATCATTTTTATCGTTCTGAGAATCGAATCGAAGAATTGGTATATATTCCTGTTGAGGAGCCCTACCAGATGTTGAAGGAAAATCTGAGTGGTTTATCCTATGTTAATAATAAAGAGGTATTTTACTTCCATATTTATAATACTATTTACTCATATAACCTGATTACAAGACAATTATCTGAAATTGCAACGGATGTTGATAAAAATCATATCATCGTCTTAAAAGACACCAGCTATGTCGCTTGGCAGGAGAGCTCAGATCCCAAGCAGGCTAAGAACATCTGCATTCTGGATATGGAAACTGGTGAAATCAATAAGATTTCTGCGCCTCAGGGATACAATATACGTTTAATGGATATGATAGATTCCAACATTATTTATGGTTATGTAAAGGAAAATGATATTGCCTCAATGATTGATGGTAGCATCATTGCTCCACTTGGATCTGTTGAAATTGCATCCGTTGATAAAAAGGTACTAAAGAAATATAGCAAATCAGGTTACTATGTATCGGGGGTTGACGTTAAGGATAACGTCATAGAGCTACGCCGGGTGGAGAAGGTTGAGAACGGTGGTAGAGCCGTATATCAAGTTACTTCTCCGGATTATATTATGAATCAGGTTAAGGAAAAAGCAAAATATATTCAAGTGACCTCCAGAGTTACGGACCAAGCATTAACAGAATACTATCTTACCTTGCCGAAGATTTTTATCATGAATGAGATACCTAAGATAAAAACTACGGTAAGCACAGTTATTACACAGGACCCAACCGTAAGATTAACAACGGATAGTCAGAAGCTGCTTTATTATTATCCCTATCTGTCCGGAAGAATTGCAGGAGCATATGAAAATGCGTCGGATGCCATTGCATATGCAAGAGACGGAATAGGCACCGTCTTAAATAGCAGGCAGCAGATTGTATGGGAGAGAGGGATAAGGGCAACAAATAAGGTGATTTCGGAGTTTGAGAATATGAATCGGCAGGTGGATTCCGAAGACACAATGGAAAGCTGTCTTAAGCTTTTACTATCTTATCAGAAGGTATCTGTATCAAAGGAACAGTTATCCATAAAAAATCAATCGGCATACGATGTACTCAAGAAATACTCAAAGTATACACCGATACGCTTAACCGGAATTACGCTGGATGATGCATTGTATTATGTGTCAAAAGGCCGGCCGGTAATCGCGATGAAGGATACGAAGAATGCGGTAATTATCTATGGTTATGATACTTTTAATATATTTGTTCTAGACCCTGCCTCTTCCCAGGTAAGAAAGATGGGAATTCAGGACAGTGCAAAATTGTTTGAGGCAGCAGGGAATGTATTTTTATCTTATTTGGAATAA